A region from the Desulfoglaeba alkanexedens ALDC genome encodes:
- a CDS encoding phasin family protein: protein MKTADGSWLSKQEGQQMLDLIKKGLLAGLGAVVVTKERVEKATQKLVEEGKISADEAEKLASELVESGEKQWHEVQAKIEESVKRATENLNLCNRREYEELKSRVEALEKRVTVVEDLTREPE from the coding sequence ATGAAGACGGCGGATGGTTCGTGGCTTTCCAAACAGGAGGGGCAACAGATGTTGGATCTCATCAAGAAGGGCCTGCTGGCGGGTCTGGGAGCCGTAGTGGTGACCAAAGAACGGGTGGAGAAGGCGACCCAGAAGCTGGTGGAGGAAGGCAAGATTTCGGCGGATGAAGCAGAGAAGCTGGCTTCGGAACTCGTCGAAAGCGGTGAGAAACAATGGCATGAAGTTCAGGCCAAGATCGAGGAAAGCGTTAAGCGGGCGACGGAGAACTTGAATCTCTGCAACCGGCGGGAGTACGAAGAACTGAAGTCCCGCGTGGAGGCGCTGGAAAAACGCGTGACCGTGGTGGAAGACCTCACCCGCGAGCCCGAGTGA
- the ftsA gene encoding cell division protein FtsA, whose protein sequence is MAKKEELIVGLDLGTTKICAVVGEVTPEGIDIVGVGTSPSLGMRSGVVVNIDQTVNCIRKAIDEAELMAGCEISSVYAGIAGTHITSLNSHGVIAIKSREVTPTDIDRVLDAARAIAMPFDRQVLHVLPQQYIVDEQEGIHDPLGMSGVRLEAKVHIITAAISAVQNLVKCCERAGLHVRDVVLESLASAESVLDPDEKQLGVALVDMGGGTSDLAVFRDQAIRYSCVIGLGGNHVTSDISVGLRTSMDEAEKIKKQYGSALVERVDPQEVIEVGSVGGQKPRQLARSILAEIIEARVEEMLKVVELELIRSGYIESLHAGVVLTGGVSLLPGIKELAERVFDLPVRIGVPYRFGGLGDVVKNPIYATATGLILYGRQHGPQERYASPESGLFKRLWQSLKQWLKEF, encoded by the coding sequence ATGGCCAAAAAAGAAGAACTCATCGTCGGGCTCGATTTGGGCACCACCAAGATCTGTGCGGTGGTGGGTGAAGTGACTCCCGAAGGGATCGACATCGTGGGGGTTGGAACCTCCCCGTCCTTGGGGATGAGAAGCGGGGTGGTGGTCAATATCGACCAGACCGTGAACTGCATCCGAAAGGCGATCGACGAAGCGGAACTCATGGCCGGCTGCGAGATATCCTCGGTGTATGCGGGGATTGCGGGTACCCATATCACCAGCCTGAACAGCCACGGGGTGATCGCCATCAAGAGCCGGGAGGTCACGCCGACGGATATCGATCGCGTCCTTGATGCAGCCCGCGCCATCGCCATGCCCTTCGACCGGCAGGTACTGCACGTGCTTCCTCAGCAGTACATCGTCGATGAACAGGAAGGCATTCACGATCCGCTGGGGATGTCCGGCGTACGGCTGGAAGCCAAGGTCCACATCATTACGGCCGCCATCAGCGCGGTGCAGAACCTGGTCAAGTGCTGCGAGCGGGCGGGGCTGCACGTGCGGGACGTGGTGCTGGAGTCACTGGCTTCGGCTGAATCCGTGCTGGACCCCGACGAAAAGCAGCTGGGTGTGGCGCTGGTGGACATGGGGGGCGGAACGTCCGACCTGGCGGTGTTTCGAGACCAGGCCATCCGGTATTCCTGCGTCATCGGTCTGGGCGGAAACCACGTGACCTCCGATATCTCCGTGGGACTTCGTACGTCCATGGACGAAGCGGAAAAGATCAAGAAACAATACGGCAGCGCCCTGGTGGAACGGGTGGATCCTCAGGAGGTGATTGAAGTGGGTTCGGTGGGCGGCCAGAAACCCCGACAGCTGGCGCGGTCGATCTTGGCCGAGATCATCGAGGCCCGCGTGGAAGAAATGCTCAAAGTGGTGGAACTGGAACTGATCCGCTCCGGTTACATCGAATCGCTTCACGCCGGGGTGGTGCTGACCGGAGGCGTTTCGCTGCTTCCGGGAATCAAGGAATTGGCTGAGCGGGTCTTCGACCTGCCGGTCCGGATCGGGGTGCCGTACCGGTTCGGCGGACTCGGAGACGTGGTGAAAAACCCCATCTATGCCACGGCGACGGGCCTCATCCTCTACGGCCGGCAGCACGGCCCTCAAGAGAGGTATGCGTCACCGGAAAGCGGACTGTTCAAGCGCCTGTGGCAGTCGTTGAAACAATGGCTCAAGGAGTTCTAG
- a CDS encoding radical SAM protein, whose protein sequence is MSWKQVRRHQQWLAEEKGSFRRPEGGRIRVALAYPNRYGVGMSNLGFQAVYGRLNALADVGCERVFYPEPEDLPSFRDHSEKLLSLETNRPVGDFHLLAFSVSYENDYLNLLEMLRFAGIPPKSSDRNAPHPLVAAGGVAVFLNPEPLAPFIDFFFIGEAEALLTPFWEHWKTLEGLKLDRSALLRTLGSQCPGIYVPSLYEPVFDPSGRLEALVPSGEAPARVAFQRADLSRETVCRTVVLTPHTEFSDVCLVELGRGCGRACRFCAAGFVYRPPRYHTAAKILAAAREELRRTSRLGLVSAAVSDHPEIRTLCPELVQAGASLSFSSLRADGVSDELLAALDESGHQAVAIAPEAGSGRLRRVINKHLSEEQILQAAERLTEFGVFNLKLYFMIGLPTETREDVWEIVELTKRIKHHVLQRSRGRKRLGTITLSVNSFVPKPFTPFQWVPFAGVGTLKERARWIKAALGKVANVRVHFDVPKWAYVQALLARGDRRVAGFLEKVALDGLSWSQAYKVLPYNPDFWVMRERDRDEPFPWEVVDYGLRRSFLWEEYRKGLDEKESPFCVPEKPCRRCGVCG, encoded by the coding sequence ATGAGCTGGAAGCAGGTCCGGCGCCATCAACAATGGCTGGCCGAGGAAAAAGGGAGTTTCCGCCGCCCGGAAGGCGGCAGGATCCGGGTCGCGCTGGCCTATCCCAACCGATACGGCGTGGGGATGTCCAACCTGGGCTTCCAGGCGGTGTACGGCCGGTTGAACGCCCTGGCCGATGTGGGTTGTGAGCGCGTCTTCTATCCGGAGCCGGAAGATCTGCCTTCCTTTCGAGACCATTCCGAAAAGCTCCTGTCCCTGGAAACCAACCGGCCGGTAGGCGATTTTCATCTGCTCGCCTTTTCCGTCTCCTATGAAAACGACTATCTGAACCTCCTGGAAATGCTGCGCTTTGCGGGGATTCCCCCGAAGAGTTCCGATCGAAACGCACCCCATCCACTGGTGGCCGCCGGAGGCGTGGCTGTCTTCCTCAACCCCGAACCGCTGGCGCCCTTCATCGACTTTTTCTTTATCGGGGAGGCCGAGGCCCTCCTTACCCCGTTCTGGGAGCATTGGAAAACTCTGGAGGGGCTGAAGCTGGATCGCTCGGCCCTGCTGAGAACCCTGGGTTCCCAATGCCCGGGAATCTACGTCCCAAGCCTGTATGAGCCGGTTTTCGATCCGTCCGGCCGCCTGGAAGCCCTGGTACCGTCCGGCGAAGCGCCCGCCCGGGTGGCCTTTCAACGGGCCGATCTGTCGCGAGAGACGGTCTGCCGCACGGTGGTGCTCACGCCTCACACGGAATTCAGCGATGTCTGCCTCGTGGAACTGGGGCGGGGATGCGGCAGAGCCTGCCGATTCTGCGCCGCCGGCTTCGTCTATCGCCCTCCCCGTTACCATACGGCGGCAAAGATCCTCGCCGCCGCGCGTGAAGAACTTCGGCGCACGTCGCGACTGGGCCTCGTGAGTGCGGCCGTTTCCGACCATCCCGAGATCCGGACGCTCTGCCCGGAACTCGTCCAGGCGGGAGCTTCCCTTTCTTTTTCGTCGCTTCGGGCCGACGGCGTCAGCGATGAACTCCTGGCGGCGCTGGATGAAAGCGGCCACCAGGCGGTAGCCATCGCCCCGGAAGCCGGTTCGGGAAGGCTGCGCCGGGTGATCAACAAGCACCTGTCAGAGGAGCAGATCCTCCAGGCGGCGGAACGCCTGACCGAATTCGGGGTGTTCAACCTCAAGCTCTACTTCATGATCGGCCTCCCGACCGAAACCAGGGAAGATGTATGGGAAATCGTGGAACTCACCAAGAGAATCAAGCATCATGTCCTTCAGAGAAGCCGCGGCAGGAAGCGCTTGGGGACCATCACTCTGAGCGTGAATTCCTTCGTTCCCAAACCGTTTACGCCGTTTCAGTGGGTCCCCTTCGCGGGAGTGGGGACACTTAAGGAGCGGGCTCGGTGGATCAAGGCGGCTCTGGGCAAAGTGGCCAATGTGCGGGTCCATTTCGATGTGCCCAAGTGGGCCTACGTCCAGGCACTGCTCGCAAGAGGCGACCGGCGTGTGGCAGGGTTCCTGGAAAAGGTGGCACTGGACGGTCTTTCCTGGTCTCAAGCGTACAAGGTGCTGCCCTACAATCCCGACTTTTGGGTGATGCGCGAGCGGGACCGGGACGAGCCGTTTCCCTGGGAAGTCGTCGACTATGGACTCCGCAGGTCTTTTCTGTGGGAAGAATACCGAAAGGGCCTGGACGAAAAGGAAAGCCCTTTTTGCGTGCCCGAAAAGCCGTGCAGGCGCTGCGGGGTTTGCGGGTAG
- the murB gene encoding UDP-N-acetylmuramate dehydrogenase gives MTVAVENRAGNGVDAKRPAWERLKRLAQVDLSWDEPLSAHTTFRIGGPVKCLARPKTEDALKALLRWAAEASVPYWVLGGGSNVLAPDGPWESLAIRLDGMFGAVECAEAAGGAVRLKVGAGVKLARLLGYCLRYRLSGMEFLVGIPGTLGGAVVMNAGTAEGSLSQVLEGISVLCADGSSRWMPIGELSPGYRFLNLPSSVIVLGATLSLRRAPREEIRRRMSQGMRVRRRTQPLNLPSAGCVFKNPPGRPAGALIESAGLKGCRIGGAEVSTRHANWIVNRGGATAGDVRQVMERVEERVFKRFGVRLEREIRVLEP, from the coding sequence ATGACCGTGGCGGTCGAAAATCGTGCCGGAAACGGGGTCGATGCCAAACGGCCCGCGTGGGAACGCCTGAAACGGCTTGCTCAGGTGGACCTTTCCTGGGACGAGCCGCTTTCGGCGCACACGACGTTTCGAATCGGAGGGCCAGTGAAATGCCTGGCGCGGCCGAAGACGGAAGATGCCTTGAAAGCCCTGTTGCGCTGGGCGGCGGAAGCATCGGTTCCGTATTGGGTGCTGGGAGGGGGGAGCAACGTACTGGCTCCCGACGGCCCCTGGGAGTCTCTGGCGATACGACTGGACGGCATGTTCGGCGCCGTGGAATGCGCGGAGGCGGCGGGGGGCGCGGTCCGATTGAAAGTCGGCGCTGGGGTGAAGCTCGCGCGTCTTCTCGGCTATTGCCTTCGGTATCGGTTGAGCGGGATGGAATTTCTGGTGGGCATACCGGGAACGCTGGGTGGGGCGGTGGTCATGAACGCGGGGACCGCCGAAGGAAGCCTTTCCCAGGTGCTGGAAGGGATCTCGGTTCTCTGCGCCGATGGGTCTTCCCGCTGGATGCCGATCGGCGAACTCAGTCCCGGGTACCGTTTCTTGAACCTTCCATCGTCGGTCATCGTCCTGGGGGCGACGCTCTCCCTTCGGCGTGCGCCGCGGGAAGAGATTCGAAGACGAATGAGCCAGGGGATGAGGGTGCGCCGGCGCACTCAGCCCCTCAATCTGCCTTCGGCGGGATGCGTGTTCAAGAATCCGCCAGGCCGCCCGGCGGGGGCGCTCATTGAATCGGCCGGCCTCAAAGGCTGCCGGATCGGCGGTGCTGAGGTCTCGACCCGGCACGCCAACTGGATCGTCAATCGCGGGGGAGCTACGGCCGGGGACGTCCGGCAGGTGATGGAACGGGTGGAAGAGCGGGTTTTCAAACGCTTCGGTGTCCGACTGGAACGGGAAATACGGGTGTTGGAGCCATGA
- the ftsW gene encoding putative lipid II flippase FtsW: protein MSRIERLPPETGRDFPPESNSDGRVILLWLLVLALVGFGLVMVYSASAVMTLRKYSDSLYFLKRQVLFAAVGVAVAWGASRVPYPWYRFLSRWILGLAFALLVLVLVPGVGREFNAARRWLPLGPLSFQPSEIVKVVWIVYLSAYLAEKREVLQRFRQGLFPVVLLFGVLAGLLLMEPDFGAVCILAFVTAVMLLAGGIPWRHLMLFALPAFLGFYLAVVRVPYRLERITAFTNPWTDPLDSGYHLIQSWIAVGSGGLWGKGLGASQQKLFYLPEPFTDFVFAVLGEELGFVGIAVLVALFFVFFWKALNVAQDAPEPFGSFLGLGLAFLIPLQAWINMGVVLGLLPTKGLTLPFISYGGSSFLANCLAVGILLNIARRSDMRAA from the coding sequence ATGAGCCGAATCGAGAGGCTTCCGCCCGAAACCGGCAGGGACTTTCCACCGGAATCGAATTCCGACGGCCGAGTGATCCTGTTGTGGCTTCTCGTCCTGGCGCTTGTGGGCTTCGGCCTGGTCATGGTTTACAGCGCGAGCGCCGTGATGACGCTACGGAAGTATTCGGACTCGTTATATTTTCTCAAGAGGCAGGTGCTTTTTGCCGCAGTGGGCGTCGCCGTCGCCTGGGGGGCGTCGCGGGTTCCTTACCCGTGGTACCGGTTCCTTTCCCGATGGATCCTGGGGTTGGCTTTCGCGCTGCTGGTCCTGGTGCTGGTTCCCGGCGTGGGCCGGGAATTCAATGCGGCCAGACGCTGGTTGCCGCTGGGTCCTCTTTCCTTTCAGCCTTCTGAAATCGTCAAGGTGGTCTGGATCGTCTATCTGAGCGCGTACCTGGCTGAAAAGCGCGAAGTGTTGCAACGGTTCCGGCAGGGGCTTTTCCCGGTTGTGCTCCTTTTCGGAGTTCTGGCGGGCCTTCTGCTCATGGAGCCGGACTTCGGTGCGGTGTGCATCCTTGCCTTCGTTACGGCCGTGATGCTACTGGCCGGCGGGATTCCCTGGCGGCATCTGATGCTGTTCGCGCTGCCGGCGTTTCTGGGCTTTTACCTGGCGGTGGTTCGGGTGCCGTACCGGCTGGAGCGGATCACGGCCTTCACCAATCCATGGACGGACCCTCTGGATTCCGGCTACCACCTGATTCAATCCTGGATAGCCGTGGGTTCGGGAGGCCTCTGGGGCAAGGGGCTCGGTGCGAGTCAGCAGAAGCTGTTCTATCTTCCGGAACCCTTCACGGACTTCGTGTTTGCGGTGTTGGGTGAGGAACTGGGGTTTGTGGGGATTGCGGTGCTGGTAGCGCTGTTTTTTGTGTTTTTCTGGAAGGCGCTGAACGTGGCTCAGGATGCTCCCGAACCCTTCGGGTCGTTCTTGGGGCTGGGGCTGGCTTTCCTGATCCCTCTTCAGGCCTGGATCAACATGGGGGTTGTTCTGGGACTGCTTCCGACCAAGGGGCTGACGCTTCCTTTCATTTCCTACGGGGGCAGTTCGTTTCTGGCCAATTGCCTGGCCGTCGGAATCCTTCTGAACATTGCGCGGCGAAGCGATATGCGGGCGGCTTAA
- the ftsZ gene encoding cell division protein FtsZ, with protein sequence MERLTLNGATIKVLGIGGGGGNAINNMIAAGMQGVDFIAANTDFQVLEQNFAEIKIQLGTNLTKGLGAGGDPGMGARATQEDIDKIKEAVQESDMVFITAGLGGGTGTGGAPLAAQVCKELGILTVAVVTKPFTFEGRVRQRNAEEGLKALQEVVDTLITIPNDRLTSLADRRATLLDMFRRADDVLLHAVKGISDLIIQPGLINVDFADVKTVMSEMGLAMMGTGVGRGENRAVDAAQQAISSPLLEDISIHGARAALINICAGPDLGMYEFEEASSIIYKEVDEEAQIILGTTIDPNMEEELRVTVIATGIGQQRQQQPQPPRMTRSARVRPIQPEPIVPTFEPVTMGAGAPRRQVHREAAQQDETPRRRNFFKRLTGGTPEEEDWNIPTFIRRQAD encoded by the coding sequence ATGGAACGACTTACATTGAACGGAGCGACAATCAAGGTCCTGGGAATCGGGGGAGGCGGCGGCAACGCCATAAACAACATGATAGCGGCCGGGATGCAAGGTGTGGATTTCATCGCGGCCAACACCGATTTCCAGGTGCTCGAACAGAATTTCGCCGAAATCAAGATTCAGCTGGGAACCAACCTGACCAAGGGGCTGGGGGCCGGGGGCGACCCGGGAATGGGGGCCCGGGCGACACAGGAAGACATCGACAAGATCAAGGAAGCCGTCCAGGAAAGCGACATGGTGTTCATTACGGCGGGACTCGGCGGCGGGACCGGAACCGGCGGGGCCCCTCTGGCGGCCCAAGTCTGCAAGGAGCTGGGCATCCTCACGGTGGCCGTGGTGACCAAGCCCTTTACCTTCGAAGGCCGCGTGCGGCAGCGAAACGCCGAAGAGGGCCTCAAGGCTCTCCAGGAGGTGGTGGATACGCTCATCACCATCCCCAACGACCGCCTCACCAGCCTCGCCGACCGTCGGGCGACCCTGCTCGACATGTTCCGCCGCGCCGATGACGTGCTGCTCCACGCCGTCAAGGGAATCTCGGATCTCATCATACAGCCGGGGCTCATCAACGTGGACTTTGCCGACGTGAAAACGGTGATGAGCGAAATGGGACTCGCCATGATGGGAACGGGTGTGGGCCGCGGCGAAAACCGGGCTGTCGATGCCGCCCAACAGGCCATCTCCAGTCCGCTGCTGGAAGACATTTCCATCCACGGGGCCCGGGCCGCACTGATCAATATCTGTGCCGGGCCGGATCTGGGCATGTATGAATTTGAAGAGGCGTCGTCCATCATTTATAAAGAAGTGGATGAAGAGGCCCAGATCATCCTGGGGACCACCATCGATCCCAACATGGAAGAGGAACTGCGCGTGACCGTGATCGCCACCGGGATCGGCCAGCAGCGGCAGCAGCAGCCCCAGCCGCCGCGCATGACGCGGTCCGCTCGGGTCCGGCCGATTCAGCCGGAACCGATCGTTCCGACTTTCGAACCCGTGACCATGGGAGCGGGGGCGCCCCGCCGGCAGGTTCACAGGGAAGCCGCGCAGCAGGACGAAACGCCGCGCCGAAGAAACTTTTTCAAAAGACTCACGGGGGGAACACCCGAAGAAGAAGACTGGAACATACCTACTTTCATCCGTCGCCAGGCCGATTGA
- a CDS encoding cell division protein FtsQ/DivIB codes for MTGKANQYRRDPGDRTCRVVWFKTIGVLVLAGFAVVGLSAAFARGYHALLESSILQLRSVEITGLERLDRRTVLDTLGVPKGANVLSLRLDRLARRLEGLPWVKDAVLRLDAPGRLVVAVRERKPFAVVHGDTTYLADEEGRLFLETTVQSHLELPLITARSLQELKDGTDLRPEIFQAFRDLLETLERTDWLPPSAVSEFRWEDPFGFVLLTNPKGVTVRVGRGGFKEKLDRLHRLLMVLQERNLLEAVTAVDLDYVDRAFVKGRFGESTGV; via the coding sequence ATGACAGGAAAGGCCAACCAATATCGGCGCGATCCGGGGGACAGGACCTGTCGGGTCGTTTGGTTCAAGACGATCGGTGTCCTCGTGCTGGCCGGTTTCGCCGTGGTGGGTCTGAGCGCCGCCTTCGCCCGCGGCTATCATGCGCTTCTCGAGAGTTCCATCCTTCAGCTGCGCAGCGTGGAGATCACTGGGTTGGAACGACTGGATCGAAGGACGGTCCTGGACACCCTGGGCGTGCCCAAGGGGGCGAACGTCCTTTCGCTTCGCCTGGATAGGTTGGCTCGAAGGCTGGAAGGGTTGCCGTGGGTCAAAGACGCTGTTTTGAGGCTGGATGCTCCCGGGAGGCTGGTAGTCGCCGTTCGGGAACGGAAACCCTTCGCCGTGGTGCACGGGGACACGACGTATCTGGCGGACGAGGAGGGGCGCCTGTTTCTTGAGACTACGGTTCAGTCGCATCTGGAGCTTCCTCTCATCACGGCTCGCAGTCTCCAGGAACTCAAGGACGGAACGGACCTGCGCCCGGAGATTTTTCAGGCCTTCAGGGATCTGCTGGAGACTCTGGAACGGACCGACTGGCTGCCGCCGAGCGCGGTGTCGGAATTCCGCTGGGAGGATCCCTTCGGTTTCGTTCTCCTGACCAACCCGAAAGGAGTGACGGTTCGCGTGGGCCGCGGCGGTTTCAAGGAAAAGCTGGACCGGCTGCATCGGCTGCTGATGGTTCTGCAGGAACGGAATCTTCTGGAGGCGGTGACGGCCGTCGATCTGGATTACGTAGACCGGGCTTTCGTCAAGGGTCGTTTTGGGGAGTCCACGGGGGTTTAG
- the murC gene encoding UDP-N-acetylmuramate--L-alanine ligase: MYKRYQHIHFVGIGGIGMSGIAEVLLNLGYRISGSDLRESDTTRRLEGLGAKICIGHREENIQGADVVVLSSAIGEDNPEAVAARRVGKIPVIRRAEMLAELMRLKYAVLVAGAHGKTTTTSMVATVLARGRLDPTVVIGGKLNAWGTNAKLGTGEFVVAEADESDGTFLLLPPTIAVVTNIDLEHVDYYRDLDHIRETFLTFINRVPFYGQAVLCLEDENIQELLPRIEKRFVTYGFSPQADFQARDVETEGLKTRYRAFFQGEELGGIEIRIPGRHNVLNSLAAVAVGRELEIDWPSIQAGLEDMTGVQRRFQIKGDVDGILVLDDYGHHPTEIRAVLDSLAECFPDRRRVVAFQPHRYSRTHGLMDQFARCFYQSDVLLVTEIYAAGEAPLPEVSGEVLAGKIAAHGHHEIRYCPTLEDVTAELLRIAVPGDVVITLGAGSIWQAGERFLEARKAGKGRLGVRA, translated from the coding sequence GTGTACAAACGATACCAGCACATCCATTTCGTGGGGATCGGAGGCATCGGGATGAGCGGCATCGCGGAGGTGCTGCTGAACCTGGGCTACCGCATCAGCGGGTCCGACCTTCGTGAGTCGGACACCACGCGGCGCCTTGAGGGGCTCGGCGCAAAGATCTGCATCGGTCACCGCGAAGAAAACATCCAGGGGGCGGACGTGGTGGTGCTCTCGTCGGCCATCGGGGAAGACAATCCCGAAGCGGTGGCGGCGCGCCGGGTGGGGAAGATCCCGGTCATCCGCAGGGCGGAAATGCTCGCCGAACTCATGCGACTCAAGTACGCGGTGCTGGTGGCGGGGGCTCACGGGAAGACAACCACAACGTCCATGGTGGCGACGGTGCTCGCGCGCGGGCGCCTGGACCCCACTGTGGTGATCGGAGGAAAGCTCAACGCTTGGGGCACCAACGCCAAGTTGGGCACCGGGGAGTTCGTGGTGGCGGAAGCGGACGAAAGCGACGGAACCTTCCTGCTGTTGCCTCCGACCATCGCCGTGGTGACCAACATCGACCTGGAGCATGTGGACTACTACCGGGACCTGGACCACATCCGGGAAACCTTTCTCACGTTCATCAACCGGGTTCCGTTTTACGGCCAGGCGGTGCTCTGCTTGGAGGACGAAAACATTCAGGAACTGCTGCCCAGGATCGAGAAGCGGTTTGTCACCTACGGGTTTTCCCCACAGGCGGATTTCCAGGCGCGAGATGTGGAGACGGAAGGTCTCAAGACCCGTTACCGAGCGTTCTTCCAGGGCGAAGAATTGGGCGGGATCGAGATCCGGATTCCAGGACGCCACAATGTATTGAACTCCTTGGCTGCGGTGGCGGTGGGCCGGGAGCTGGAGATCGACTGGCCGAGTATCCAGGCCGGCTTAGAAGACATGACGGGTGTTCAGCGGCGTTTCCAGATCAAGGGCGATGTGGACGGCATCCTGGTTCTGGACGATTACGGGCATCACCCGACGGAAATCCGCGCGGTACTCGATTCGCTGGCCGAGTGCTTTCCGGACCGGCGGCGGGTGGTGGCCTTCCAGCCGCACCGTTACAGCCGCACACATGGGTTGATGGATCAGTTCGCCAGGTGCTTTTACCAATCGGACGTGCTTCTGGTGACTGAAATCTACGCGGCCGGCGAAGCTCCCCTTCCCGAAGTATCGGGAGAGGTTTTGGCCGGGAAAATCGCGGCTCACGGGCATCACGAGATCCGCTACTGCCCGACGCTGGAGGACGTGACAGCGGAATTGCTCCGGATCGCTGTACCCGGGGATGTGGTGATCACTCTGGGGGCCGGGAGCATCTGGCAGGCGGGTGAGCGGTTCTTGGAAGCGCGAAAGGCCGGAAAAGGGCGCCTTGGAGTGAGGGCATGA
- a CDS encoding DnaJ domain-containing protein: MNGNNYYGILGVSPQAGPEEIKKAYRRLALETHPDRNPGNREAEERFKRISEAYGVLSDPVKRAQYDQYRRFGFAGGPRAAGGPEARAGFRYSQEEIFRDFFSSRQAREIFEEMQREFQRMGFRFDERFLNNFFFGGKSQVFQGVFFGGPGGVRIFRFDPTGRKPGRQGFGAQPAGKSTHPHAQPSLVVPVLKATGSLLWQAGKQLGKRLARKVMNWAEAEADREDARQEKPDILYRLAIDPRDALEGGVVEVELPHLERNKRVAVRIPPGVRSGSRLRLKNLGHRLGSDTVRRGDVYLELVVETT, translated from the coding sequence ATGAACGGGAACAATTATTATGGAATACTCGGGGTCTCGCCCCAGGCGGGTCCCGAAGAGATCAAGAAGGCCTATCGGCGGCTGGCTTTGGAGACGCATCCCGACCGGAACCCGGGAAATCGTGAAGCCGAGGAACGTTTCAAGCGGATCAGCGAGGCCTACGGCGTCCTGTCCGACCCCGTGAAGCGTGCCCAGTACGATCAGTACCGGAGGTTCGGGTTCGCCGGCGGGCCGCGTGCCGCGGGTGGTCCCGAGGCGCGGGCCGGGTTCCGATACAGCCAGGAAGAAATCTTCCGGGATTTTTTCAGCAGCCGCCAGGCTCGAGAGATTTTCGAAGAGATGCAGCGGGAATTCCAGCGAATGGGGTTCCGTTTTGACGAGCGGTTTCTCAACAACTTCTTTTTCGGCGGGAAGTCACAAGTCTTTCAGGGGGTCTTTTTCGGAGGGCCGGGCGGGGTGAGGATTTTTCGATTCGACCCTACGGGCCGAAAGCCGGGACGCCAAGGATTTGGGGCACAGCCGGCGGGGAAATCAACGCATCCACACGCACAGCCGTCCCTGGTTGTCCCTGTTCTGAAGGCCACGGGCTCTCTTCTCTGGCAGGCAGGCAAACAGCTCGGAAAGCGTTTGGCTCGGAAGGTCATGAACTGGGCCGAAGCCGAAGCGGACCGCGAAGACGCCCGGCAGGAAAAGCCGGACATCCTTTACCGGTTGGCCATCGATCCCCGGGACGCCCTGGAAGGCGGCGTGGTTGAAGTGGAACTGCCGCACTTGGAACGCAACAAGCGCGTGGCGGTGAGGATTCCGCCCGGCGTCCGGTCCGGGAGTCGCCTCCGCCTGAAGAACCTGGGGCACCGGCTGGGGAGCGATACGGTGCGCCGTGGAGACGTTTACTTGGAACTCGTGGTGGAAACGACATGA